The DNA segment GATCGTGGCTCCAGACAGTGTTGCCATCGACCACACATCGCCCTGACTCTTCATCTGCTTGCGGTTGCGATCTTTCCATTCCGTCCAGTTGATTTTTGGGTAGGAGCCAACCTGCTCACTCAGAATCACCACCGTGAATTCCACCGAACACGAACCAAAACCGGCAGTAACTCTAAGTTGTTGAACTTCAATTCCCTGGTTCAGCCCAAGGGTTTGCGCCAGATCCGCCACACCAGCCAGCCCGTCACCCCGAGCCAGAGGAACGCCACAGCCGAAAGGATCGGCACGACGATCAGATAGCTCCACACCCCCAGGGCCACCCAGGCGAGCAGAGACGTGACCAACGCCTTCTGAAAGTTGTTGGCTCCGGCGAGACGTTGCTGCAAAAGAGATCTCACGCTGTTGTTCGATGCTCCATTCCTTCCTCTAGCCACGGATGCCCTCAGCGACCGCAACGCTGTACCCCTCCTGGGTCCAGAGGCTGAGGGAATAGCGCGAACCATGCAGCCATGCCGCGGCCCCGTCCGGCGCAATGGCCACGTTGGCGAGTCCACCGCCCAGCCCCAGACCCGCTGCCTTCAACACGGCCTCCTTCGCCGTCCAGGCCTGAATCAACGTCCAGTGCTGCAGGCAGGCCGTCGCTTCAGCGCCGGAAGCGAACATGCGCCGCTTCAGCAGGTCAGACGCCACCCGCAACGGCCGGTCCAGCGCTTCTACATCAATGCCAATCGGATCCGGCCCCACCACCCCGATGCTGAGGATTCCGGTGTTGGAAATGCTGTGGTGCAGAGGGGAGTCGCGCAGCTGCGGCTTGCCGTAGATCGTGCGGCCGATGTCGTCCGCAGCAACCAGCTGGCCTGCATCAGCGAAAAGCCGGCAGGTGAGGCTGTCACTCAAGGCCCGCTGTTCAGCGCGCGTCGGGGGCTGAGCGAGATGAGCCACCAACACCCGTCGTTGGGTGCTAGGGATCGACCACCAGGTCCAAACGGCGTCCAAAGCTCAATTCCGATCAGCCGGGAGGGGCACCGGCGACAGGGGCGGCAAATCAGGCGGCGACGTCACCGGTGGAGCCGGCTCATCCAGGAGAACCTCGGCGGGATTGAGCATCGGCTGATCGAGCACGATCGGCGGCGGCAGATCGGGGGGCAACGGCACAAACGGCTGCGGCTCTGTCCAGCTGGTGTCTGAGCTGTCATCTGAGCTGGCATCGGGATCGGGTTCAGACGGCTCCAGCTGCCGGATCACAGCCGGCTGCTCACGCAGCACCAAAGGATCCGCCGTGATCGGGGGTTCCCTCAGGGGAGCACGATCCAGATCAACGCCGGAGTCGTCGGCATCCGGAGGCGTGCCCGGCTTGGTGAGGTTGGAGGGCCCCCAGATCATCCGGGCCAGGGGTTCAACGCCCTGTTCCATCACCCGGTTCAAGCCAGCCAGGGCGCGATCGGCGAGGTGATTACCAAAGGACGACACACAGTCGATGGGGCCATCGCAGCCCTCATCCATCACCAGCCTGGGCGTCAGACCCGCGATCAAATTGCCCTGCAGCGGAATCTGGCGTGGGCTCAACCGCAGCAGATAAGGCACATGCACAAAGCTGGTGGCACCACCGCTGATCCAGTTGGCATCTTCTTCGGTGAAGCCCTTCACCCCAGGGATGATCAAACGACTCTTCGAGGCATGGTCGGGCATATAGGCCGCCAGATAGCCCCGGCGACGGGCGAGGTCTTTGCTCTGCTCCAGGGTCAGGCCATCACGGCTCATCAGCACTTCCATGTAACCGTCCTGACGCAGGCCCATCACCATGCGGATCCGCGGCAGGTAATAGCGGATCCGCTGGCCCATGCTGATGCTGTAGGCCCCCTTGTAGCTCTCCGGCGGAGCCTCGATGTCGTTGTAAAGGCTGTGCAAGCCGCCGATGAAGGTGTCGTAGATGCGGCTGCGCTCATCGGTCAGCTCCCCGTAGCCGAAATCAATGCTGCCGTTGTGGCGGATTCCGACGAAGGCCCGTTGGCGTGAGGCCGAGCGGTTCCGCCCGCGCCAGACCTGATTGCCGAATTTCAGATCCCCCAGGGGGACTGTGATCTCACGGCCGTCGTCGTCCACATGCCGCTCGTACATCGGGCCCGACACGTAGGCCAGGGCAGCACTGTCCTGGTAGGCGTCCTGTTCGCGATCCCAACCCTCCAGCAGCCCGAAGCGCACCCGCCGTGGATCGAGATCCAACGCGTACACCTCATCGTCGGGGATGTAACGAAAAGGCTTGGCATCCCGACCACGCTGCTGGGCCGAACGAACCGCTTGATCCTCAAGATCGGAGCGCTCGGGAGCCACAGGCGCCAAAGCGATCAAGCCGCCGCACACCACAAACGGCATGGCCAGCAGCAGCCAACGGATGCGCAGACGGATCCTGCGCTTGAGGCGGGGTCTGGGTCGCGGCGCAGCAGGCTGAA comes from the Synechococcus sp. A15-62 genome and includes:
- a CDS encoding 4'-phosphopantetheinyl transferase superfamily protein, which gives rise to MDAVWTWWSIPSTQRRVLVAHLAQPPTRAEQRALSDSLTCRLFADAGQLVAADDIGRTIYGKPQLRDSPLHHSISNTGILSIGVVGPDPIGIDVEALDRPLRVASDLLKRRMFASGAEATACLQHWTLIQAWTAKEAVLKAAGLGLGGGLANVAIAPDGAAAWLHGSRYSLSLWTQEGYSVAVAEGIRG